The sequence CGGCGCCACCGCGAACTGCGTGCTCTGCAACTCGGTCAGGGTCAAGGTCAGCATCGATTCCAGCATGGAGACGTCGATGTGCTGGCCGAGCCCGGTCACGGTGCGCTGATAAAGCGCCGAGGCGATCGCACCAAAACCGTAGGTGCCGGTGACGACGTCGGCGTGATAGATGCCGCAATAGTCGGGCCTGTTACGGCCGGGCTGGTAGGCGAGATGCGCCATGTCGTACCCGGAGGCGGCATGGATCACCGGCGCATAGGCCGGCAGCTCGGCCGAGGGGCCGGTCTGGCCATAGCCGGAGATCGAGCAGTAGATCAGCCTCTCGTTGACCCCACGCAGCCTGTCATAGTCGAGCCGCAGCCGGTGCATCACGCCGGGGCGGAAGTTCTCGACCAGGATGTCGGCGGTCGCGGCCAGCCGGTAGACCGCGTCCCTGCCGTCGTCGGACTTGAGGTCGAGCACCAGGCTCTTCTTGCCGACATTGAGCTGGCCGAACGCGGTGCTGCACCCCTTGCGCAGCGGCGGCCGGGTCCGCATCGTCTCCCCGCCGTCGGTCTCGATCTTGATGACCTCGGCGCCCATGTCGGCTAGCATGCGCGCGCAGTGGGGACCGGCGATCGTGGTCGAAAAATCCAGGACCCGCAGGCCCGCGAAAGCCTTTGTCGTCGTCCCCTCATGCTTGTCTGGTAGCTGCATGCGTGCCGCGTCTCCCTGGGGCTCCCTTGGGAACCATGGATGTTCTCTCTTGTTGGTGCGGCGACCCTAGAGGGCGGCGGCTAAGTAGGAAAGTCTTTACCGAGCAGGCGCGTCTTGCGCGGCTTGAGAATTTCCGGGACAACTGGACCCGTTCTTGCATAGCAGCAAACGGGATCGGATGAGGGCAGCAGTTCTTGAGGGTCTTGTTCGTTACGACAGAGATGGACGACCTCGTCCGCGTCGGCGGACTCGGAGCCGTTTCCGCCGCCCTGCCCCGAGCGCTACGCCCCTTCGCCGATATCCGGATCATGTTGCCCGGCTATCGCGACATCATCGAGCAACTCACGCATATCCAGATTGTCGGCCGCTGCCCGCCGTTCGCGGAGCTGCCGGCCTGCTCGCTCGGCCGTGCCGCGACCAAGGACGGCCTGCCGGTCTATGTGCTGTTGTGCTCGCAGCTCTATGACCGGCCCGGCAATCCCTATGGCGATGAGTCCGGGCACGACTGGCCCGACAACGACATCCGCTTCGCGCGCTTCGCCTCGGCAGCCGCTGAGCTGGCCATGGGCAAGCTGGACAAGAATTGGGCAGCGGACCTGATCCATGCCAACGATTGGCAGGCTTCCCTGGTGCCGGCCTATCTCGCCTGGCGCGGCGCCAGGCTGCCGTCGATCCTGACCATCCACAACCTCGCCTATCAGGGCCTCTTCCCGAAGGAGGCGCTGCGACGGATCGGCGCACCGGAAAGCTCCTTCCACATCGACGGCGTCGAGTTCTACGACCAGGTCTCCTTCCTCAAGGCGGGCCTGGTCTACGCTTCGCACCTCACCACCGTCAGCGGCACCTATGCGCGGGAGATCACCACGGCCGAATTCGGCTGCGGCCTGGAAGGCCTGCTCCGCCTGCGCTCGGATGCGGCCGAGCTCACCGGCATCCTCAACGGCATCGACGAGAGCTGGGACCCGCGCTATTGCGCGCAGCTCGCCCAGCAGTTCGGCGCCGGCGACTGGGTCGGCAAGAAGGCCAATGCGGATTACGTGCGCAAGCAGTTCGGGCTTGCGGTGTCGCGCGGACCGATGTTCGGCATCGTCGCCCGCCTGGTGCACCAGAAGGGCATCGACCTCGTGCTGGCGGCGGCCGACGAGATCATCGATGCCGGCGGGCAGATCGTGGTCACCGGCTCCGGCGAGCCCGCGCTCGAGCAGGCGCTGATCAACGCCCATCGCCGCCGTCCCGACGCCATCGGGGTCGCGATCGGCTTCAACGACGCCCAGGCGCGGCGCATCTTTGCCGGCAGCGACTTCACCTTGATGCCGTCACGGTTCGAGCCCTGCGGCCTCAGCCAGATGTACGCCCAGCGCTTCGGCTCATTGCCGATCGGTCACCAGACCGGCGGCCTCGCCGAGACCATCAGCGACGGCGAGACCGGCTTCCTGTTCTCGAAGCCCTCGCACGAATCCTTCCTCGGCGGCGTCCGCCGCGCCTTCTCGGCCTTCATGGCGCAGGACCAGCTCGACACCATGCGCCGCAGCGCCATGGGACGATCGTTCTCCTGGAGCATCTCGGCCGGCAGCTACAGCGCGCTGTATCGGAAGCTGGCGTCGGTGTGAGGCCGAGGCGCTTCTCCGTTCTCCGTCATTGCGAGCGAAGCGAAGCAATCCAGAATCTTTCGGCGGGCAGGATTCTGGATTGCTTCGCTGCGCTCGCAATGACGATGAGGAGAGCAGCGCGCACCCATCCATCCCCGTCACCCTGAGGTGCTCGCCCCTTCGGCGAGCCTCGAAGGGCGACGGCCCAGCTGCAGCAGCGGGGCCGTGCATCCTTCGAGGCTCCCGGCGCGATGCTTTCGCATCGCGCCACTCGCACCTCAGGATGACGGGGCTGACGATGGACCACCCGACCTCCCGCCGCGCACGTCCATCTGCGGCCGGCCGATCCAGGCGCGGTTGAGACAGCGGGTCATCCAGTCCGGCTGGAGCTCGCCCCGCAGCCGCGCCTGTGCTTCCTGATACGGGCCGACGTAGCGCAGCCTGTGCGGCAGTTTCGGATAGACGCGCCTGATCCATCGCAGCGCATTGTCGGCAGATCTGGCGTCGCGCTCGTCGAGCTCAAACCCAAAACCGGCGCGCAAGCGCTCCGGCAACATCCCCGCCGTGACCGCGCGATACCAGCGCGGCGGACGCAACCACGGACGCGCACCCGTGAAGATCTGCGTTGCGATCTCGCGTGCCGCGGTGCTGACCGTCAGCGTGTCCGATTGCGCCATCGCCGCGGTATAAGCGGCGAAGCCGGACCAATCCGCCGGCAGGTCATCCGCCGTCAGCCCGAACAGAGCACCGAACGTCCGGCTCTCGGCCCAGTAACGCTCGCGCTCCTCCGCCGAGAGCGGTGGCAGAACGAGATCATGCGCCATCAGCGCTGTCTCGACCAGTGTGGCATGAACCCAGCGCAGCGATGGAATGTCGTTGGCGCAATAGCGCGAGCCCGCCGCAAAGGGACCGACCGTCTCCGGCATCTCGCCGACGATCATGCCGTGGCGCCGGTGCAATTGCCGGGACGACAGCATGGCACGGTCGAGCGAGCCGAACACCATGGCGAAGACGATGTCGAAGGTGCGATGGAAGCGACCGATCGGATCGGCAAAGGTTGTGGAATGCTCAGCGATCGCGGCGGCGACCCAGGGATGGGCGAGTTGCAGCAGCAGCGCGCGGCCGGCGCCGAGGAAGTTCAGGGCTTCCCGGTCGATCTGCCAGGTCACCGTGTCAGGACCAAACACGCCGGCAACCGGGCCCGCCGCGTCAGCGCGGACCTGATCGAGTGCCGCTTCCAGATCTTTCTCAACGACCACTTTGCGAGTCTCGCGACGAAGACGCCGCGATCATAGCCCAGACCGCACGCTCTTGACATCGTCACGGCCCGAAACAAATGACGGACAGGGCCCTCACTCCGCCGCAATCGGCATCTCGTCCGTGTGCTCGTGCAGCACCACGCCGGCGAGCGGATCGAACTCGCCGATCCAGGGCCTGCGCGCCAGCACCGATCGCGTGTGAGCGTAGCCGGCATGCCAGCGCCGCGTGATCCCCGACGGACTGAAGTCGATATCCTTGGTGTGGGTCTCGTGCTCGAGCTGCGGCGCCAGCAGCCGCACCACATGCATGCGGGTTGGACAACCGTAGCTCGTCAGCTCCATCACCGCGGGATCGCTGCGCTCGCTCTCGGGCAGCCGCGCCGCGAGCTGGTTGATGACATGGCGCAGGCGATGAGCCTGCTGCTGCCGCACGATCTGGCTCGCGATGCGGCTGGAATATTGCACGTCCTTGTGCCGGTTCAGCACCTCCGCCATCGTGGTCGGCTCCGGCCCGACGGGATTCCACAGATGCACCGAGAAGATCAGCGAATCCCGGCGTGGATTGTCGTCGAACACCGCCTCCGTCGGCGTGTTCGAGAGGATACCGCCGTCCCAATAGAGCTCGCCGTCGATGCGCACGGCCGGGAAAGCCGGCGGCAGCGCGCCCGACGCCATCACATGCTTCACCGTCAGCTCGCCGTCACGGCTGTCGAAATAGCGCATCTCGCTGGTGCCGACATGGGCCGCACCGACCGTCAGGCGCGGCGCGCAGCGATTGGCCAGATCGAAATCGACCAGCTCGCTCAGCGTCTTCTCCAGCGGAGTCGTCGAATAGAAGCCGGCGTGATCGGCGCCCAGCGGATAGGAATCGCCGGCATGCGCCAGCGGATTGGGCCGGAAGAAACCGGGAATGCCATGGGTCACGGTCGACCAATAGGCCAGCTTCTCGTTGAAGCCGGGAAACGCGGCGCGCCAGTCCCAGACCGGCTGCTGCTCCATCCGCTTCCAGAACTCCCGCAGGCGCGCGAGCCGGTGCTCGGGCGAGTTACCCGCAATGAGGCTCGCATTGATCGCGCCGATCGAGGTACCGATGATCCAGTCCGGCTCGATGCCGGCTTCGTGCAAGGCCTGATAGACCCCGGCCTGGTACGAGCCGAGCGCGCCGCCGCCCTGGAGCACGAGAACGACCTGCCCCGGCAGGTCCATGCTCTTGCGCTGTACCTTGTCCTGCATGCCGTTCATGTCTCGCTCCTGTCGAGCCTATGGTTATCATTCGTCGGGCGTAGGGCCATTGTTACGTCCTGCCGTTCTCGGCGATTGTCGGGCCTTTTGGAAATGCCGGCTGGCTTCCATAACCATACGCAGGCGCTATCGAGCCCGGGATGTCATTCCCTGTCCGGATCGGCTAGATTCCGGCCGATCCAGCTGGGGAGCCGATCCATGGAAATGCACCAGGTCCGCTATTTCCTCGCGGTGGCGCAGCTGTTGAATTTTACGCGCGCCGCCGAGGAATGCAACGTGACGCAACCCTCGCTGACGCGCGCGATCAAGCAGCTCGAGGCCGAGCTCGGGGGCGACCTGTTCCGCCGCGAACGGCCGGCCGCGCAACTGACCGAGCTCGGCCAGCGCATGCATCCGCTCTTGAAGCAGTGCTATGACGCCGCCACCGGCGCGCGCTCGCTCGCCTCATCGTTCAGAAGCGGCGAGATCGGCGCGCTGCGCATCGCGCTGACGCATTCGATCGACCTGGCGCTACTTATTCCGCATCTCAACGAAATCAGGCGGCAGTTCAACCGGCTGGAATTCCGCTTCCTGCGCGGGACCAGCCGCGAAGTCGGCGAATTCCTGAAGAAGGGCGAAGCCGAGCTCGGCATCGCCGCCGAGATCGACGAAGCCTGGGACCGGCTCGACGTCTGGCCGCTGTTCACGGAAGACTTCGACCTCGTCGTCAGCAGGAAGCACCGTCTTGCCGGACACGACACGATCGAGCCGGATGATTTGCGCGCGGAGCAATTGCTCGGCCGGAATTACTGCGAGCATTCCAGGCGTATCTCTGCGAGCCTGCGCGAGCACGGCATCGACGTCGATCACGGCCACGAGATTTCGAGCGAGCGCGATTTGATCGAGCTGGTCGAGGCCGATATCGGCATCGCCATGATGCCCCACACCTCGCCGGTGCCGGAGAGCGTCAAACGCGCGGCAGTCGCCGGGCTCGACGCACGCCGCACCGTCAGCCTCTACGGCGTCGCCGGCCGGCAGCGAACGGCCGTCGCCAATGCGGTGATGCGGATGCTACGCGGCGCGGACTGGCGGGAGATCGCGGGGTAGTAGAGCAGATGATCGCCGCGCCTCTTCCTTCTCCCCTTGTGGGCCTGTTGCGCTACTGCCTTTTGAGGCAGGAGACGTAGGGAGAGAGGGCTGTGTTGACGCCGATTGTCAGGCCGAGATCTGTACTTGGTGCCCTTGGCGGGCGTCTCAGGCGGCGATCGCGGCCCAGCGCCTCATGTTGAACGCGATGGAGGCAAGCAGGACCTGCCCGCTTGCCTTCATGAGACCGACATAGCGGATGCAGGTCAGCCGCATGCGGCGTTTGAGAGTGGCGAAGGTGGTCTCGACCTGGGCTCGTCGGCGCGCGATGAGGAGGTTGTAGCGTTTGAGCCGAGGCGGTAGCTCCGGGTGATGTCGGTTGGGACGACGGGCGATGCGGGGCTTCTTGCCTTCCGCTTTCAGCCGAGCCCGTCGGGCATGGGTGTCGTAGGCTGCATCGGCCCACACCACGGCTTCATCGCCACGGATCAGTTCGTCGGCCGGCGTTGTGTCGTTGACATTGGCGGGCGTGGTCAGGACTGCGCGGATCAGGCCGGATCCCTCGTCGACACCCATGTGAGCCTTGTAGCCGAAGGTCGAACCACCCTTGCCCTGCCGCTTGGTAAACCGGGCATCTGGGTCGTTTGAGGGACGATCCTGCTTCGGAGGGGCTGACACCGCCTGGATCAAGGTCGCATCCAGCATCGTGCCGCGCTTGAGGATGACCCCGGCATTCTCGAGCTGGCGATCCAGCTCGCCAAACAGCTTCTCCAACAGCCCTTGTTCGACGAGCTGGTTCCGGAAGCGGTTCAGAACCGTGTGGTCGGGCGTCGCATGCTTCGAGGCTCAAACCGACGAAGCGCTTGAACGACAACCGGTCGCCCAACGCTTCCTCGAGTTCGCATTCCGAAAGACCATAGAGCGACTGCAACAGCACGGCACGAAACAGCACCAGCACCGGATAGCCTGGACGACCGGGGCTCCCTTCATCCCGCAGATGGCCGATCAGCTTCTCGAACCGGTACCACTTGACCAGGCCAGCCAGCCGATCCAGCGCTGCATTGGCGCCGGCCCCCTTCGGCATCAGTGCTTCCACAAAGCTCGGCTGTCCCGTCCGCTTAACCGCCATCGTCATCCCCTCAAGGCTTTGCCCTAGGGAATCACAACTGGCGAATTACGCAACAGGCCCCTTGTGGGAGAAGGTGGCGCGAAGCGCCGGATGAGGGGTTCTATCCGCGCACTCGACGCAAAGGATTCGCTCGTGGAGAGAGACCCCTCACCCGTCTCGCCGCTACGCGGCGAGCCACCCTCTCCCACAAGGGGAGAGGGAAAGAACACTGCGCGCAGCTTCAATTCTCCTGGCTCGCACGCTCCAGCGCTTCGATCAGGTCATCGATCTCCATGCGCTTGCGGAAATCCGGATCGACGAAGCGAGCCTTCACCAGTCCGTCGCGGCCGACGACGAACACGGCGGGGATCGGCAGCATCCAGCCGTCATTGCCGTGGAATTTCGCCATATCCTGATAGGACAGCAGGCTCTGGATCTCGGCGCCGAGCCAGATCGCGAGATTGAGCGACAGCGCATAGCCGTTGTCGAGGTCGGTCAGGATCGGAAACGGCGCGCCGGAGTCGGCCTTGACCTGCCTCGTGTATTCTTGCGTCTCCGGCATGATCGCGACGACCTGTGCGCCCATCGCCTTGATGCGCTCCTGCGCCTGCACCACGGCGCGGACATTGAGCCGGCAATATGGGCACCAGTGTCCGCGGAAGAACATCACCGCGACGGGGCCTTGCTCCAGGAGAGCAGGCAGCGCGACCAGACTTCCACTTTCATCCGGCAGCATGAATGGCGGCATCGCATCGCCAGGGAGCGGCGCGGTCTCGCCGCCGCCGTTGCCGTTCAGTCTCGCCACCAGCCGGTCGGCCGCCTCGCCATAGGCCGGAAACACCTTACGGCTCGCATCCGCATAGGCCCGAAGCTGCTCGTTCAGCGTCCCCTCCATGTCGCGGCAGCGCTGGAAGGCGAGCCTCAGTCGATCGGCGTCGGCTGGTGAGAGAGACGTCATCTTCCACTCCGGCGTTAGAAGGGCGATCTTAGGTTCCAGGTCCGGCCGCCCGCAAGGGGCGGCCGTTGCGCGAGGGCCAGTTCAGTTCACGTAGAAATTGCCGGTGGGATCGAGCCGTCCCGAGGTGGAATACAGCGTGCCGTTGTCCATGAAGAAGACGGTGTCGGCGGGCACCTTCTTGGCGTTCTTCATCATGGACTCGTGGTTCTTCTCGGCCGGGGCCATGGCCATCGCCGACATCTTGCCAGGCCCGCCATAGACATAGGCCATGCCGGCCTTCAAATCCCAGGCCGCTTCCGAGAAGGCCGATGTGGCGATCACCGCGAAGGCGGCGGAAAAGATCAGGGTTTTTGACACTTTCGTCATGAGATGCTCCTCCGGATTGACGTGAACGCCCGCCAATCGGGCGCCCTGTCATCGGACGCCAGATCCCCCGGAAGCGGAAATGCCGTTGCCCAATCGGTTCGATAGCCGCCGCGCATCAAGATAGCGCAGGGCTATCGCATCGAAAGCAAGCCGGCATTTCAACATCGACGCCGTCTCGACGAAGCTCCTTCCATAGCCGGCGACCAGCGAGGTTGCGGCCAACAGAGGAGACTTCCCATGTTCAAGCAGCACATGTTATCGCGCCTGGTCTGGTCGGGCGCAGCCGTTCTCGGTGCACTGGCATTTGCGGCGCAGCCGGCGCTCGCGGGCGAATGTCCCGCCGGCAAGATCAAGCCGAACGCACAGCAGATGGTCGACTATAAGCCCGTCGGCGTCACCGACGTCACTCTCGGCGCGATCGATCTCGGCAAGCAGCCGGCCCATATCGAGGGACGGGAGCTGCGCTTCCGCAAGCTGACCATCGCGCCTGGCGGCATCGTGCCCTGGCACAGCCATGACGATCGCCCCGCGCTGATCTTCGTGCAGCAGGGCGAGATCGTCGAGTACGCCTCCAACTGTGTCGATCCGATCGTGCACAAGGCCGGCGACATCCGCCCCGAAGTCTACGGCACCTCGCACTGGTGGAAGAACCTCGGCAACGAAACCGTCATTCTCTATGTCGGCGACGTCCGCAAGGATCCCAACGACCATCACATGTAACGACTTTGGTACCCCGTCATTCCGGGGCGCGAAGCGAACCCGGAATCTCGAGATTCCGGGTCTGGTGCTGACGCACCAGCCCGGAATGACAGACCTACGGACAATCACGCCATGACCGATCTTTCCGCTCCCTTCAAGCAAGGCGAGATGACGATGGAGGCGCACTCGCCTGGTCTCGTGCTGCGCTCGCTCGTGATCGGGCTCACTGCATTCCTGACCGTCGTCGACCTCTTCGCCACGCAGGCGATCCTGCCCTCGCTGACGCGGCACTACGGCGTCACTCCCGCAGCAATGGGCTTTGCCGTCAACGCCAGCACCTTCGGCATGGCGACAGCCAGCCTCGTCGTCGGCCTCTTCAGCCCGCACATCAACCGGCGCACCGGCATCCTGCTCAGCCTGACGCTGCTGGCGATCCCAACCAGCCTGCTGGCGTCGGCGCCCAATCTTGCCGTCTTCACCGCCTTGCGGGTCGCGCAGGGGCTTTGCATGGCCTCCGCCTTCGCGCTCACCCTCGCTTATCTCGGCGAGCAATGCAGCGCCACGGACGCCGGCAGTGCGTTTGCCGCCTACATCACCGGCAATGTTGCCAGCAACCTTGTCGGCCGGCTGATCTCGGCGGCGGTCGCCGACGGCCTCGGCCTCGCCTGGAATTTCTACTTCTTTGCGGCGCTCAATCTGGCCGGCGCGGTGCTGGTGTATTTCACGATTCGACGCGTGAAGCCGATGCATGCGATGATGCCGGCGGCTTCGCCGCTCGCCGCCACCATCGCGCATTGGCGCAATCCGCACCTGCGCGCGGCCTTCGGCATCGGCTTCTGCATCCTGTTCGCCTTCATCGGCACCTTCACATTCGTCAATTTCGTGCTGGTGCGACCGCCGCTGTCGCTCGGCATGATGGATCTGGGCCTCGTCTATTTCGTCTTCCTGCCCTCGGTCGTCACGACGCTTCTGGCCGGCAAGGTTGCCGCGCGGTTCGGAACGCGCGCCACGATCTGGCTATCGCTCGCCGTTGCCGGGCTCGGCCTGCCCTTGATGCTGGCGCCGCATCTGGGCGAAGTGCTCGCCGGCATGGTTCTGGTCGGCGTCGGCACGTTCTTCGCGCAGGCCGCCGCGACCGGCTTCGTCGGACAGGCGGCAACCGACAACCGCGGCATCGCCAGCGGGACCTATCTTGCGTGCTACTTCGGCGGCGGGCTGGTCGGCACGGCCGTGCTGGGACGGCTGTTCGACAGTTTCGGCTGGCACGCCTGCGTCGCGGGCATCGGCGCGGCCCTTGCGCTCGCAGCCGTGCTCACCGTCGCCCTGAAGCCTAACGCTTGACCGGCGCGTCCTGCGGCGGCTCGTCGTCGGCGATGGCGCGCCAGGCAGCGCCGTCGAGATCGTCGTACTGGCCGCTGCGCAGCGACCAGAGGAAGGCGACGAGACCGGCGCCACCGAGCATCAAGGCCAGCGGCACCAGGATGACCAGGATCTCCATCACACGATCTCCCGCGAGGCGCTGCGCGCGCGCAGCGAGTTCAGCATCACCAGGATCGACGACCCGCTCATGGCGGCCGCCGCAATCAGGGGCGTCACGACGCCGCTGATCGCGACCGGCACCGCGAGCACATTATAGCCGATCGCAAGCCAGAGGTTCTGCCGCATCAGATGCAGCGCCTTGCGCGAGGCGTCGATGGCGGCGACCACGGGGGCCAGCGGCCGGCCGAGGAAGACGAGATCGGCGGTGGCCTGGCTGAGATGCGCGGCCGAGATCGGCGACATCGAGACATGGGCTGCCGCCAGCGAGGGCGCATCGTTCA is a genomic window of Bradyrhizobium sp. CB1717 containing:
- a CDS encoding CoA transferase, producing the protein MQLPDKHEGTTTKAFAGLRVLDFSTTIAGPHCARMLADMGAEVIKIETDGGETMRTRPPLRKGCSTAFGQLNVGKKSLVLDLKSDDGRDAVYRLAATADILVENFRPGVMHRLRLDYDRLRGVNERLIYCSISGYGQTGPSAELPAYAPVIHAASGYDMAHLAYQPGRNRPDYCGIYHADVVTGTYGFGAIASALYQRTVTGLGQHIDVSMLESMLTLTLTELQSTQFAVAPPPRPMFGPTETASGYVMITVASEKTFQALMAVIGRPEWVSDPRFATYAPRRENWAALMDGVEVWSRQLSTDACLLALGAAGVPASAYRTVSEALADPQLAHRGALSEVRDEGGSFRVLNLPFRMSGADTTPAKTVSVLGAHTDALRDEIGLADKAPIPSGKTAATS
- the glgA gene encoding glycogen synthase GlgA yields the protein MRVLFVTTEMDDLVRVGGLGAVSAALPRALRPFADIRIMLPGYRDIIEQLTHIQIVGRCPPFAELPACSLGRAATKDGLPVYVLLCSQLYDRPGNPYGDESGHDWPDNDIRFARFASAAAELAMGKLDKNWAADLIHANDWQASLVPAYLAWRGARLPSILTIHNLAYQGLFPKEALRRIGAPESSFHIDGVEFYDQVSFLKAGLVYASHLTTVSGTYAREITTAEFGCGLEGLLRLRSDAAELTGILNGIDESWDPRYCAQLAQQFGAGDWVGKKANADYVRKQFGLAVSRGPMFGIVARLVHQKGIDLVLAAADEIIDAGGQIVVTGSGEPALEQALINAHRRRPDAIGVAIGFNDAQARRIFAGSDFTLMPSRFEPCGLSQMYAQRFGSLPIGHQTGGLAETISDGETGFLFSKPSHESFLGGVRRAFSAFMAQDQLDTMRRSAMGRSFSWSISAGSYSALYRKLASV
- a CDS encoding oxygenase MpaB family protein, which codes for MVVEKDLEAALDQVRADAAGPVAGVFGPDTVTWQIDREALNFLGAGRALLLQLAHPWVAAAIAEHSTTFADPIGRFHRTFDIVFAMVFGSLDRAMLSSRQLHRRHGMIVGEMPETVGPFAAGSRYCANDIPSLRWVHATLVETALMAHDLVLPPLSAEERERYWAESRTFGALFGLTADDLPADWSGFAAYTAAMAQSDTLTVSTAAREIATQIFTGARPWLRPPRWYRAVTAGMLPERLRAGFGFELDERDARSADNALRWIRRVYPKLPHRLRYVGPYQEAQARLRGELQPDWMTRCLNRAWIGRPQMDVRGGRSGGPSSAPSS
- a CDS encoding patatin-like phospholipase family protein, whose amino-acid sequence is MNGMQDKVQRKSMDLPGQVVLVLQGGGALGSYQAGVYQALHEAGIEPDWIIGTSIGAINASLIAGNSPEHRLARLREFWKRMEQQPVWDWRAAFPGFNEKLAYWSTVTHGIPGFFRPNPLAHAGDSYPLGADHAGFYSTTPLEKTLSELVDFDLANRCAPRLTVGAAHVGTSEMRYFDSRDGELTVKHVMASGALPPAFPAVRIDGELYWDGGILSNTPTEAVFDDNPRRDSLIFSVHLWNPVGPEPTTMAEVLNRHKDVQYSSRIASQIVRQQQAHRLRHVINQLAARLPESERSDPAVMELTSYGCPTRMHVVRLLAPQLEHETHTKDIDFSPSGITRRWHAGYAHTRSVLARRPWIGEFDPLAGVVLHEHTDEMPIAAE
- a CDS encoding LysR family transcriptional regulator, whose translation is MEMHQVRYFLAVAQLLNFTRAAEECNVTQPSLTRAIKQLEAELGGDLFRRERPAAQLTELGQRMHPLLKQCYDAATGARSLASSFRSGEIGALRIALTHSIDLALLIPHLNEIRRQFNRLEFRFLRGTSREVGEFLKKGEAELGIAAEIDEAWDRLDVWPLFTEDFDLVVSRKHRLAGHDTIEPDDLRAEQLLGRNYCEHSRRISASLREHGIDVDHGHEISSERDLIELVEADIGIAMMPHTSPVPESVKRAAVAGLDARRTVSLYGVAGRQRTAVANAVMRMLRGADWREIAG
- a CDS encoding peroxiredoxin-like family protein; translated protein: MTSLSPADADRLRLAFQRCRDMEGTLNEQLRAYADASRKVFPAYGEAADRLVARLNGNGGGETAPLPGDAMPPFMLPDESGSLVALPALLEQGPVAVMFFRGHWCPYCRLNVRAVVQAQERIKAMGAQVVAIMPETQEYTRQVKADSGAPFPILTDLDNGYALSLNLAIWLGAEIQSLLSYQDMAKFHGNDGWMLPIPAVFVVGRDGLVKARFVDPDFRKRMEIDDLIEALERASQEN
- a CDS encoding cupin domain-containing protein translates to MFKQHMLSRLVWSGAAVLGALAFAAQPALAGECPAGKIKPNAQQMVDYKPVGVTDVTLGAIDLGKQPAHIEGRELRFRKLTIAPGGIVPWHSHDDRPALIFVQQGEIVEYASNCVDPIVHKAGDIRPEVYGTSHWWKNLGNETVILYVGDVRKDPNDHHM
- a CDS encoding MFS transporter, with protein sequence MTDLSAPFKQGEMTMEAHSPGLVLRSLVIGLTAFLTVVDLFATQAILPSLTRHYGVTPAAMGFAVNASTFGMATASLVVGLFSPHINRRTGILLSLTLLAIPTSLLASAPNLAVFTALRVAQGLCMASAFALTLAYLGEQCSATDAGSAFAAYITGNVASNLVGRLISAAVADGLGLAWNFYFFAALNLAGAVLVYFTIRRVKPMHAMMPAASPLAATIAHWRNPHLRAAFGIGFCILFAFIGTFTFVNFVLVRPPLSLGMMDLGLVYFVFLPSVVTTLLAGKVAARFGTRATIWLSLAVAGLGLPLMLAPHLGEVLAGMVLVGVGTFFAQAAATGFVGQAATDNRGIASGTYLACYFGGGLVGTAVLGRLFDSFGWHACVAGIGAALALAAVLTVALKPNA
- the ccoS gene encoding cbb3-type cytochrome oxidase assembly protein CcoS; its protein translation is MEILVILVPLALMLGGAGLVAFLWSLRSGQYDDLDGAAWRAIADDEPPQDAPVKR